The following are from one region of the Knoellia sp. p5-6-4 genome:
- a CDS encoding primosomal protein → MTSDPRAALATLITALERHLEASASKRGEEDPTVVAAFEDVADAFEAYDDALLAAYGEMTPLTVYDEDEIDDHYEDEDGDESIYSGLDDEEYDTDEDEDEEEEEEEPERAPR, encoded by the coding sequence ATGACGTCGGACCCGCGCGCCGCGCTGGCAACGCTGATCACCGCCCTGGAGCGCCACCTCGAGGCCTCGGCGTCGAAGCGGGGGGAGGAGGACCCCACCGTGGTCGCGGCCTTCGAGGACGTGGCCGACGCCTTCGAGGCCTACGACGACGCCCTGCTCGCCGCCTACGGCGAGATGACGCCGTTGACCGTCTACGACGAGGACGAGATCGACGACCACTACGAGGACGAGGACGGCGACGAGAGCATCTACTCCGGTCTTGACGACGAGGAGTACGACACCGACGAGGACGAGGACGAGGAGGAGGAGGAGGAGGAGCCCGAGCGGGCCCCCCGCTGA
- a CDS encoding TraR/DksA C4-type zinc finger protein, protein MSSDRPTGARGVADRLEAELAETSARLEALRRDFDGVVAASADSNADDEHDPEGATIAFERSQIAALVRQAERHLADVRQALARLEAGSYGICERCGEAIPGERLEARPVARTCVGCA, encoded by the coding sequence GTGAGCAGTGACCGGCCGACTGGCGCGCGGGGCGTCGCCGACCGCCTCGAGGCCGAGCTCGCCGAGACCAGCGCCCGGCTCGAGGCCCTCCGGCGCGACTTCGACGGCGTGGTCGCGGCGTCCGCCGACTCCAACGCCGACGACGAGCACGACCCGGAGGGTGCCACCATCGCCTTCGAGCGCTCCCAGATCGCCGCCCTCGTGCGGCAGGCCGAACGCCACCTCGCCGACGTGCGGCAGGCCCTCGCCCGGCTGGAGGCGGGCAGTTACGGCATCTGTGAACGGTGCGGCGAGGCCATTCCGGGAGAACGGCTCGAGGCGCGCCCGGTGGCCCGCACGTGCGTCGGCTGCGCCTGA
- a CDS encoding undecaprenyl-diphosphate phosphatase, whose protein sequence is MTLTYLDAIILGIVEGLTEFLPISSTGHLTITEKLLGLPVDAKAVTAYTAIIQLGAIAATFLFFAKKIARLFLAWVRGLTTEEGRRSPDYRLAWAVIVGSLPVGVVGFVLRDAIEGPLRSLWVVAAALLLWSAVMWAAERRHEVLARRGVQRGEHDLTLRDGLVIGLVQCLSLIPGVSRSGATISAGLLRGVDRVTATELSFFMAIPALTAAGVFQAVEQRDDLVELGFGQMAVGIVVAFVVAYVSIAWLLKYVANHSIMVFVWYRVVLGVLLAGALAAGVISAT, encoded by the coding sequence GTGACCCTGACCTACCTCGACGCGATCATCCTCGGCATCGTCGAGGGACTCACCGAGTTCCTGCCCATCTCGTCCACGGGCCACCTGACCATCACCGAGAAGCTGCTCGGGCTGCCCGTCGACGCGAAGGCCGTCACGGCATACACGGCCATCATCCAGCTCGGAGCCATCGCTGCGACCTTCCTCTTCTTCGCCAAGAAGATCGCCCGGCTCTTCCTGGCCTGGGTGCGCGGCCTGACCACCGAGGAGGGCCGTCGCAGCCCCGACTACAGGCTCGCCTGGGCGGTCATCGTCGGGTCGCTGCCGGTCGGCGTCGTCGGCTTCGTCCTCAGGGACGCCATCGAGGGCCCGCTCCGCTCCCTGTGGGTGGTGGCTGCGGCGCTGCTGCTGTGGAGCGCGGTCATGTGGGCAGCGGAGCGCCGGCACGAGGTGCTCGCCCGCCGGGGCGTCCAGCGCGGCGAGCACGACCTGACCCTGCGTGACGGGCTCGTGATCGGCCTCGTTCAGTGCCTGTCGCTCATCCCCGGCGTCTCCCGCTCCGGTGCCACGATCTCGGCCGGCCTGCTGCGAGGGGTCGACCGCGTGACGGCGACCGAGCTGTCCTTCTTCATGGCGATCCCCGCGCTGACGGCCGCCGGGGTCTTCCAGGCCGTCGAGCAGCGCGACGACCTCGTCGAGCTCGGGTTCGGCCAGATGGCGGTCGGCATCGTGGTCGCCTTCGTCGTGGCCTACGTCTCGATCGCCTGGCTGCTGAAGTACGTCGCCAACCACTCGATCATGGTCTTCGTCTGGTACCGCGTCGTCCTCGGCGTCCTGCTGGCCGGCGCCCTCGCGGCGGGCGTCATCAGCGCCACCTGA
- a CDS encoding transaminase, with protein MSTGVSTARVQQLAETERRTFAQARPRSLALTEQARATMPQGVPMAWMAEFYDHPTVWVESGRGAHFTDVDHHTYLDFFVGDHSAFCGHAPAAVVRAVTEQVKKGTQFLLPGEDAVVVAEQLARRYALPQWQFTLSATTANVEVLRLARELTGREVLVMFDGKYHGHFDPALVVEEGGRVVPEFRGLTGDVALHARVVPFNDVAALERALSPADVALVLAEPAMTNAGFLLPEAGFHDALRELTRASGTLLCLDETHTLVCAHGGLTRLWGLEPDLVTVGKSIAGGVPLGAYGMTERVAALLRGADTPWAAGTVVGEVATGGTLFANALSMAAARAALTEVLTDAAFTRTSALGDRLAGGLRRLFAALPWSVNQVGAHASYFFAPVPPASGARAREVDDAELRSLTRLYLANRGVWESGWWLGPTVSVEHTAADVDTYLGVFEELLSALRSSADPG; from the coding sequence ATGTCGACGGGTGTCTCCACCGCACGGGTGCAGCAGCTGGCGGAAACCGAGCGACGGACCTTCGCCCAGGCACGCCCGCGCAGCCTGGCACTGACCGAGCAGGCGAGGGCCACGATGCCCCAAGGCGTCCCGATGGCCTGGATGGCGGAGTTCTACGACCACCCCACCGTCTGGGTCGAGAGTGGTCGCGGTGCCCACTTCACCGATGTCGACCACCACACCTACCTCGACTTCTTCGTCGGCGACCACAGCGCGTTCTGCGGTCATGCACCAGCGGCGGTCGTGCGCGCGGTGACCGAGCAGGTCAAGAAGGGCACCCAGTTCCTCCTGCCCGGCGAGGATGCCGTCGTCGTCGCCGAGCAGCTGGCACGTCGCTACGCCCTGCCCCAGTGGCAGTTCACCCTCTCGGCGACAACGGCGAACGTCGAGGTGCTGCGGCTGGCACGGGAGCTCACCGGTCGTGAGGTCCTGGTGATGTTCGACGGGAAGTACCACGGCCACTTCGACCCTGCGCTGGTCGTCGAGGAGGGCGGCCGGGTGGTGCCGGAGTTCCGCGGCCTGACCGGCGACGTGGCCCTCCACGCTCGCGTCGTGCCGTTCAACGACGTCGCCGCGCTCGAGCGAGCCCTGTCCCCGGCCGACGTGGCACTGGTGCTGGCCGAGCCTGCGATGACGAACGCCGGGTTCCTCCTCCCGGAAGCCGGCTTCCACGACGCGCTGCGCGAGCTGACGCGGGCAAGCGGGACGCTGCTGTGCCTCGACGAGACCCACACGCTGGTGTGCGCCCACGGCGGCCTGACCCGGCTCTGGGGACTCGAGCCCGACCTCGTCACGGTGGGCAAGTCGATCGCCGGTGGCGTGCCGTTGGGCGCGTACGGCATGACCGAGAGGGTCGCAGCCCTGCTCCGGGGGGCAGACACACCCTGGGCGGCCGGCACCGTCGTGGGCGAGGTCGCCACGGGAGGCACGCTGTTCGCCAACGCACTGTCGATGGCCGCGGCTCGGGCAGCTCTGACCGAGGTGCTCACCGACGCGGCGTTCACCCGCACCAGCGCGCTCGGCGACCGGCTCGCTGGCGGGCTCCGGCGGCTGTTCGCCGCCCTCCCCTGGAGCGTGAACCAGGTCGGAGCCCACGCGTCATACTTCTTCGCCCCGGTGCCTCCGGCCAGCGGCGCCCGCGCACGCGAGGTGGACGACGCCGAGCTCCGCTCGCTGACCAGGCTCTACCTCGCCAACCGGGGGGTCTGGGAGTCCGGCTGGTGGCTGGGTCCGACGGTCTCGGTCGAGCACACCGCTGCCGACGTCGACACCTACCTCGGCGTCTTCGAGGAGCTGCTCTCGGCTCTGCGCTCGAGTGCCGACCCGGGATAG
- a CDS encoding M20/M25/M40 family metallo-hydrolase produces the protein MTQPTTQSTTAPAGPADEVVRLCQELIRIDSTNFGDGSGPGEREAADYVVARLLEVGLEPTVVESEPGRTSVAVRLEGADPSRPALCLHGHLDVVPANADDWQVDPFSGELRDGCVWGRGAVDMKDMDAMILAVVRHLARTGTKPPRDLVVAFFADEEAGGVFGSHWVVDHHPELFDGVTEAISEVGGYSVTVPSADGGEPSRAYLLQTAEKGIAWLRLHTRGRAGHGSVPNHENAIVRLSEAIGRISAHRWPREYVASVRQLLDGLSELTGVPYTDEDPEALLDHLGGAQGFVRGTLQDTANVTMASAGYKHNVIPQSATAAVDCRFLPGHEEALMATIRELAGEHVEVEVVHRDIALDAPFEGPLVDAMKAALLAEDPDATVLPYCLSGGTDNKALSTLGITGYGFAPLRLPADLDFAPMFHGIDERVPVDALEFGSRVLLRLVQTC, from the coding sequence ATGACGCAGCCGACGACGCAGTCCACCACCGCACCTGCTGGCCCGGCCGACGAGGTCGTGCGCCTCTGCCAGGAGCTCATCCGCATCGACTCGACCAACTTCGGGGACGGGTCGGGGCCGGGGGAGCGCGAGGCCGCCGACTACGTGGTGGCCCGCCTGCTTGAGGTGGGCCTGGAGCCCACCGTGGTCGAGAGCGAGCCCGGGCGCACCAGCGTCGCGGTGCGCCTCGAGGGAGCAGACCCCAGCCGGCCGGCGCTGTGCCTGCACGGACACCTCGACGTCGTGCCGGCCAACGCCGACGACTGGCAGGTCGACCCGTTCAGCGGTGAGCTGCGCGACGGCTGCGTCTGGGGCCGGGGTGCCGTCGACATGAAGGACATGGACGCGATGATCCTCGCGGTGGTGCGCCACCTGGCCCGCACGGGCACGAAGCCTCCGCGGGACCTCGTGGTCGCCTTCTTCGCCGATGAGGAGGCCGGGGGAGTCTTCGGGTCCCACTGGGTGGTCGACCACCACCCTGAGCTGTTCGACGGCGTCACCGAGGCCATCAGCGAGGTGGGCGGCTACAGCGTGACCGTGCCGTCGGCCGACGGCGGTGAGCCGAGCCGGGCCTACCTGCTCCAGACCGCGGAGAAGGGCATCGCGTGGCTGCGGCTGCACACACGCGGCCGGGCCGGCCACGGCTCGGTGCCCAACCACGAGAACGCCATCGTGCGGCTGTCGGAGGCGATCGGCCGGATCAGCGCCCACCGGTGGCCCCGCGAGTACGTCGCCTCGGTGCGCCAGCTGCTCGACGGGCTCAGCGAGCTCACCGGGGTGCCCTACACCGACGAGGACCCCGAGGCGCTGCTCGACCACCTCGGGGGAGCGCAGGGCTTCGTGCGCGGAACCCTGCAGGACACGGCCAACGTGACCATGGCCTCCGCCGGCTACAAGCACAACGTCATCCCGCAGTCAGCCACCGCAGCGGTGGACTGCCGGTTCCTGCCGGGCCACGAGGAGGCGCTCATGGCGACCATCCGCGAGCTGGCCGGGGAGCACGTCGAGGTGGAGGTGGTGCACCGCGACATCGCGCTCGACGCCCCGTTCGAGGGCCCGCTGGTCGATGCGATGAAGGCGGCCCTGCTCGCCGAGGACCCGGACGCCACGGTGCTGCCCTACTGCCTGTCCGGCGGCACGGACAACAAGGCCCTGAGCACGCTGGGGATCACGGGCTACGGGTTCGCGCCGCTGCGGCTGCCGGCCGACCTCGACTTCGCGCCGATGTTCCACGGCATCGACGAGCGGGTCCCGGTCGACGCCCTCGAGTTCGGCTCCCGGGTGCTCCTGCGGCTCGTCCAGACCTGCTGA
- a CDS encoding aldo/keto reductase: MRRRRMGTSGLSVSRLALGTMTWGRNTDYESASEQLRTFLSAGGTLVDTAHGYSDGAAEEFLGRMIDEEVDRDEVLVCTKAGISRRSGARVVDTSRFSLLNQLDTSLERLGTDHVDLWLVHTWSDEAPLTETLSALEWAVSTGRARYVGVSNYSGWQSARALSLLEQARVPLVANEVEYSLVNRSAEHELLGAAQSLGFGILPWSPLGRGVLTGKYRHGIPADSRAASRDFPRFTARYLDERSAGIVEALAIAAQGLGVSAAEVALAWVRDRPGVVSPVVGARTTSQLKTSLASESLDLPEELVAALDEVSA, translated from the coding sequence ATGCGCCGCAGACGAATGGGGACCTCTGGCCTCTCGGTCTCCCGCCTGGCCCTCGGCACGATGACGTGGGGCCGCAACACCGACTACGAGAGCGCCAGCGAGCAGCTGCGCACCTTCCTCTCGGCGGGCGGGACCCTCGTGGACACCGCGCACGGCTACTCCGACGGCGCAGCCGAGGAGTTCCTCGGTCGCATGATCGACGAAGAGGTCGACCGCGACGAGGTGCTCGTCTGCACCAAGGCGGGCATCTCCCGGCGCTCAGGGGCACGGGTCGTGGACACCTCCCGCTTCAGCCTGCTGAACCAGCTCGACACCTCGCTCGAGCGGCTGGGCACCGACCACGTCGACCTGTGGCTCGTGCACACCTGGAGCGACGAGGCGCCCCTGACGGAGACGCTCTCCGCCCTGGAGTGGGCGGTCAGCACCGGCCGGGCCCGCTACGTCGGGGTCTCGAACTACTCCGGCTGGCAGAGCGCGCGGGCGCTGTCCCTGCTGGAGCAGGCCCGGGTGCCGCTGGTGGCCAACGAGGTGGAGTACTCCCTGGTCAACCGCTCGGCCGAGCATGAGCTCCTCGGAGCCGCCCAGTCCCTCGGGTTCGGCATCCTTCCCTGGTCTCCGCTGGGACGCGGCGTCCTCACGGGCAAGTACCGCCACGGCATACCGGCCGACTCACGGGCGGCGTCCCGTGACTTCCCCCGCTTCACCGCGCGCTATCTGGACGAGCGCAGCGCCGGCATCGTGGAGGCGCTGGCCATCGCCGCGCAGGGTCTGGGTGTCAGCGCGGCCGAGGTCGCACTGGCGTGGGTCCGCGACCGGCCGGGGGTGGTGAGCCCGGTGGTGGGGGCGCGCACCACCAGCCAGCTCAAGACCTCGCTGGCCAGCGAGAGCCTCGACCTGCCCGAGGAGCTCGTGGCCGCGTTGGACGAGGTGTCCGCCTGA
- a CDS encoding DUF5703 family protein: MVEYEYRVLRFTPDVSRADIRQTLADHAEYGHWELHRTRIYLGGVKRTWLRRRVIRATRTA; this comes from the coding sequence ATGGTTGAGTACGAGTACCGGGTGCTGAGGTTCACCCCAGACGTTTCCCGCGCGGACATCCGCCAGACGCTGGCCGACCATGCGGAGTACGGCCACTGGGAGCTGCACCGCACGCGCATCTACCTCGGCGGGGTGAAGCGCACCTGGCTGCGACGCCGGGTGATCCGCGCGACGCGCACCGCGTGA
- a CDS encoding immune inhibitor A domain-containing protein, producing MVAAGVATAGASGTATAASTPATDAATADSGYYINYVSPRAEKAFGTDMKVTKGGTAAQQRGDALARAMKVDRKHAKGNPVTARELARLEARAIKEGTSPKAIKSQYKGAKATQVAKLLTILVEFNEQANDDFSGVQVPTEFGATTCKPGSVQNGPLHNNLPNPADGEQPDNNSMWVPNFSSEHYNTMLYTKEGITERVRTDLTGPDGQPGIDISGYTMKNMYEEMSKGAYTVDGAATPWVKVDHSEAYYGATVCHKNDEGVYEAGAIQDMQGHPDNPLGPGQLPIDAVASLAKAQPNFPWADYDVEDQGDLDGDQNYYEPDGVIDHVVLVHAGADKSGGGGAEGTYALWAHSSAVAGGAPIPGTDLRLSNYIVQPEDSGVGVFAHEYGHDLGLPDLYDTSGAADSDVDFWDLMSSGSHSGPIFQSMPTHMGLWDKWVLGWADPVQVNPGDDPRTVVVGQNSRPLKGTADGVKVNLPTKTVTLAAPHSGQSMWYSSADQAWAKNSLTRDVSVPAGSTDAKFWMWNNFHIEEDWDYGFVEVSTDGGSTWTEQKVYNEAGTEVSTKDDYADPNGRMADYGGKKYGLTGATAGWRHDYVDLTSFAGTTVKVRLLYATDAGFEDSGWFVDDLALTNGSATVWSDDAEANNGWTATVGTWVDTTGTGWVLDSGTSRNAQYYLVEWRNFDGFDKGLQYAYDTTYQAGDGSWKVEKIKYNAPGALVWYRDTSLGNVNHVTSNSTSLPSAGAKGGLLIVDSHFDPLRRTGAAAALDPSTLKNLPSRPQSSNAAFGLQPTYAFKECVVDAEYNEACNTHGPQAPVSTFTDNKGWFPGLEFRGGGLFWRDIDASVVVPSKDNAAYSTRIVNPDGSPATGLYGLNLGFTKLGTGNPSDAGVGYGTTVEVAKSLFGNQAAQIKITPPTP from the coding sequence ATGGTGGCAGCAGGAGTCGCGACAGCAGGGGCGAGCGGTACCGCAACAGCGGCCAGCACGCCCGCGACGGACGCGGCCACGGCCGACTCCGGGTACTACATCAACTACGTCTCTCCCCGCGCGGAGAAGGCGTTCGGCACCGACATGAAGGTGACCAAGGGCGGCACGGCAGCCCAGCAGCGCGGCGACGCCCTGGCACGGGCGATGAAGGTCGACCGCAAGCACGCCAAGGGCAACCCCGTGACGGCACGCGAGCTGGCCAGGCTCGAGGCCAGGGCCATCAAGGAGGGCACGAGCCCCAAGGCCATCAAGAGCCAGTACAAGGGCGCGAAGGCCACCCAGGTCGCCAAGCTCCTCACGATCCTGGTCGAGTTCAACGAGCAGGCCAACGACGACTTCAGCGGGGTGCAGGTGCCGACCGAGTTCGGCGCGACGACCTGCAAGCCGGGCTCGGTCCAGAACGGCCCGCTGCACAACAACCTCCCGAACCCGGCGGACGGCGAGCAGCCCGACAACAACTCGATGTGGGTGCCGAACTTCTCCTCCGAGCACTACAACACGATGCTCTACACCAAGGAGGGCATCACCGAGCGCGTGCGCACCGACCTGACGGGTCCCGACGGCCAGCCCGGCATCGACATCTCCGGCTACACGATGAAGAACATGTACGAGGAGATGTCCAAGGGCGCCTACACCGTCGACGGGGCGGCCACCCCGTGGGTCAAGGTGGACCACTCCGAGGCCTACTACGGCGCCACCGTCTGCCACAAGAACGACGAGGGTGTCTACGAGGCCGGTGCCATCCAGGACATGCAGGGCCACCCCGACAACCCGCTCGGCCCCGGCCAGCTGCCGATCGACGCGGTCGCTTCCCTGGCCAAGGCACAGCCGAACTTCCCCTGGGCCGACTACGACGTCGAGGACCAGGGTGACCTCGACGGCGACCAGAACTACTACGAGCCCGACGGCGTCATCGACCACGTCGTGCTCGTGCACGCCGGTGCGGACAAGTCCGGCGGCGGCGGCGCGGAGGGCACCTACGCCCTCTGGGCCCACTCCTCGGCCGTGGCCGGGGGCGCCCCGATCCCCGGGACGGACCTGCGGCTGTCGAACTACATCGTCCAGCCCGAGGACTCCGGCGTCGGCGTCTTCGCGCACGAGTACGGCCACGACCTCGGCCTCCCGGATCTGTACGACACCTCCGGTGCCGCGGACTCCGACGTCGACTTCTGGGACCTGATGAGCTCCGGCTCGCACTCCGGCCCGATCTTCCAGTCGATGCCGACGCACATGGGCCTGTGGGACAAGTGGGTCCTCGGCTGGGCCGACCCGGTGCAGGTCAACCCCGGCGACGACCCGCGCACGGTCGTCGTGGGCCAGAACTCGCGGCCGCTCAAGGGCACCGCGGACGGCGTCAAGGTCAACCTGCCCACCAAGACCGTCACGCTCGCCGCTCCGCACAGCGGGCAGAGCATGTGGTACTCGAGCGCCGACCAGGCATGGGCCAAGAACTCGCTGACCCGTGATGTCTCGGTGCCTGCCGGCTCGACCGACGCGAAGTTCTGGATGTGGAACAACTTCCACATCGAGGAGGACTGGGACTACGGCTTCGTGGAGGTCTCCACGGACGGCGGCTCCACCTGGACCGAGCAGAAGGTCTACAACGAGGCCGGCACCGAGGTGTCGACCAAGGACGACTACGCCGACCCCAACGGCCGCATGGCGGACTACGGCGGCAAGAAGTACGGCCTCACCGGCGCCACCGCGGGCTGGCGGCACGACTACGTCGACCTGACCTCGTTCGCGGGCACGACCGTCAAGGTGCGCCTGCTCTACGCCACCGACGCGGGCTTCGAGGACTCGGGCTGGTTCGTCGACGACCTCGCGCTGACCAACGGGTCGGCCACGGTCTGGAGTGACGACGCCGAGGCCAACAACGGGTGGACCGCGACCGTCGGCACGTGGGTCGACACCACGGGCACCGGCTGGGTGCTCGACAGCGGCACCTCGAGGAACGCGCAGTACTACCTGGTCGAGTGGCGCAACTTCGACGGCTTCGACAAGGGCCTGCAGTACGCCTACGACACGACCTACCAGGCCGGCGACGGCTCGTGGAAGGTCGAGAAGATCAAGTACAACGCCCCAGGTGCGCTGGTCTGGTATCGCGACACGTCCCTCGGCAACGTCAACCACGTCACGTCCAACTCGACGTCCCTGCCGAGTGCGGGCGCGAAGGGCGGCCTGCTCATCGTCGACAGCCACTTCGACCCGCTGCGCCGCACGGGCGCCGCGGCTGCCCTCGACCCGAGCACGCTGAAGAACCTGCCCTCACGCCCGCAGTCCTCGAACGCCGCGTTCGGCCTCCAGCCGACCTACGCGTTCAAGGAGTGCGTGGTGGACGCCGAGTACAACGAGGCGTGCAACACCCACGGACCGCAGGCTCCAGTGAGCACCTTCACCGACAACAAGGGCTGGTTCCCGGGTCTGGAGTTCCGTGGCGGCGGGCTCTTCTGGCGCGACATCGACGCCTCGGTGGTCGTCCCGTCGAAGGACAACGCGGCGTACTCCACGCGGATCGTCAACCCCGACGGCAGCCCGGCCACCGGCCTCTACGGGTTGAACCTCGGCTTCACCAAGCTGGGCACCGGAAACCCGTCGGACGCCGGCGTGGGCTACGGCACCACCGTCGAGGTGGCCAAGTCGCTGTTCGGCAACCAGGCGGCGCAGATCAAGATCACGCCGCCCACCCCGTGA
- a CDS encoding LLM class F420-dependent oxidoreductase — protein MATDPTDRRTGRMELGLNLGYFGMGMDADGVAVAQEAERLGYAVVWAAEAYGSDVPTVLAWVGARTERIGLGSAVMQIPARTPAMTAMTAATLDTLSGGRFRLGLGVSGPQVSEGWHGVRFTAPLGRTREYVDIVRMALRRERVAHEGRHFTLPLPDGPGKALKLTLRPPREDLPLYLAAVGPKNLELAGEIADGWLAVFFSPEHCADQLESVATGRRRSGRATGADPLEGFDIAPSVPVCVAADVEAAAAAVSGYAALYVGGMGSREKNFYNQLACRMGFEEEARRVQELYLSGRHRDAAAAVPFELIDSTCLIGPRERIRERLHRYAEVGVGTLSVAPFAASLEDRLHVVRMMAELMDETGLSAPAAPDSASDKDVL, from the coding sequence ATGGCCACTGATCCCACGGACCGGCGCACCGGACGCATGGAACTCGGCCTGAACCTCGGCTACTTCGGCATGGGCATGGACGCCGACGGCGTCGCGGTGGCCCAGGAGGCCGAGCGCCTCGGCTACGCCGTGGTGTGGGCGGCCGAGGCCTACGGCTCCGACGTGCCCACCGTCCTCGCGTGGGTGGGCGCCCGGACCGAGCGGATCGGTCTCGGCTCAGCGGTCATGCAGATCCCGGCCCGCACCCCCGCCATGACGGCGATGACCGCCGCCACGCTGGACACCCTCTCCGGCGGCCGCTTCCGCCTCGGCCTCGGCGTCTCCGGCCCCCAGGTCAGCGAGGGCTGGCACGGGGTGCGCTTCACAGCCCCGCTGGGGCGCACGCGCGAGTACGTGGACATCGTGCGCATGGCGCTTCGCCGCGAACGGGTGGCCCACGAGGGCCGGCACTTCACCCTGCCGCTGCCCGACGGGCCGGGCAAGGCGCTCAAGCTCACCCTCCGGCCCCCTCGCGAGGACCTGCCCCTCTACCTCGCCGCGGTGGGGCCCAAGAACCTCGAGCTCGCCGGTGAGATCGCCGACGGGTGGCTGGCCGTCTTCTTCAGCCCGGAGCACTGCGCCGACCAGCTCGAGTCGGTGGCGACCGGACGCCGACGCTCCGGCCGAGCGACCGGCGCCGACCCGCTGGAGGGCTTCGACATCGCACCCTCGGTGCCGGTGTGCGTCGCCGCCGACGTCGAGGCCGCCGCGGCGGCCGTCAGCGGCTACGCGGCGCTCTACGTCGGCGGCATGGGCTCGCGGGAGAAGAACTTCTACAACCAGCTCGCCTGCCGGATGGGGTTCGAGGAGGAGGCCCGGCGCGTGCAGGAGCTGTACCTCTCCGGCCGGCACCGCGACGCGGCCGCCGCCGTGCCGTTCGAGCTCATCGACTCCACCTGCCTGATCGGCCCCCGCGAGCGCATCCGGGAGCGGCTGCACCGGTACGCCGAGGTCGGTGTCGGTACCCTCTCCGTGGCGCCCTTCGCGGCCTCCCTGGAGGACCGGCTGCATGTCGTGCGCATGATGGCTGAGCTCATGGACGAGACCGGCCTGTCCGCCCCCGCCGCCCCCGACTCCGCCTCCGACAAGGACGTGCTGTGA
- the corA gene encoding magnesium/cobalt transporter CorA: MIMDQAVYRDGRREPCGDLSDELDGLRAGGERSGFLWIGLKDPTDAEFDLVNDELHLHPLAVEDAVKGNQRAKVELYDNTIFVVLKTLRYVEETSDIETGEVMLFVGDRFVVTVRKGEANPLVDVRRKLEAHPDQLQHGEVAVLHAVMDSIVDNYLAIDRELQVDLDEIEEVVFSGARHVDSSSIYRLKREVLEFRRAAVPLAGPLSLLHDGSRSPISDKEMRLLLRDVADHLLKVIDHVESYDRLLTDVLNAHLAQISVQQNSDMRKISAWVAIAAVPTMVAGIYGMNFEHMPELTHVWGYPAVLTVMAVACLSLYRAFRRSGWL; the protein is encoded by the coding sequence GTGATCATGGACCAGGCGGTGTACCGCGACGGCAGGCGCGAGCCCTGCGGGGACCTCAGCGACGAGCTCGACGGGCTGCGGGCCGGCGGCGAGCGCAGCGGGTTCCTCTGGATCGGCCTGAAGGACCCCACCGACGCCGAGTTCGACCTCGTCAACGACGAGCTGCACCTGCACCCGCTCGCGGTGGAGGACGCCGTCAAGGGCAACCAGCGGGCCAAGGTCGAGCTCTACGACAACACGATCTTCGTCGTGCTCAAGACCCTCCGGTACGTGGAGGAGACCTCCGACATCGAGACGGGCGAGGTCATGCTGTTCGTCGGCGACCGGTTCGTCGTGACGGTGCGCAAGGGCGAGGCGAACCCCCTCGTCGACGTGCGGCGCAAGCTCGAGGCACACCCCGACCAGCTCCAGCACGGCGAGGTCGCGGTGCTGCACGCCGTCATGGACTCCATCGTCGACAACTACCTCGCGATCGACCGCGAGCTGCAGGTGGACCTCGACGAGATCGAGGAGGTGGTCTTCTCCGGAGCCCGCCACGTCGACTCCTCGAGCATCTACCGGCTCAAGCGCGAGGTGCTGGAGTTCCGGCGCGCGGCCGTGCCGCTGGCCGGTCCGCTGAGCCTGCTCCACGACGGCTCACGCTCGCCGATCTCCGACAAGGAGATGCGCCTGCTGCTGCGCGACGTCGCCGACCACCTGCTCAAGGTCATCGACCACGTCGAGTCGTACGACCGGTTGCTCACGGACGTGCTGAACGCCCACCTGGCGCAGATCTCCGTGCAGCAGAACAGCGACATGCGCAAGATCTCGGCCTGGGTGGCGATCGCCGCGGTGCCCACCATGGTGGCCGGGATCTACGGGATGAACTTCGAGCACATGCCCGAGCTGACCCACGTGTGGGGCTACCCCGCGGTGCTGACGGTGATGGCCGTGGCCTGCCTCAGCCTCTACCGGGCGTTCCGGCGGTCGGGCTGGCTCTGA